The Maridesulfovibrio zosterae DSM 11974 genome contains a region encoding:
- a CDS encoding RipA family octameric membrane protein — MSDKPGFEKIQMLEQYKVYVEAACKNSILRSDIHKFYALLLLLLMGGIVFLIKDERSDLSNFYCFLFCVSLFGVFLCMLWIRTIEYYKSISEKKFPIIHEMEEYLPFKCFQLEWARRNNIQDLSVKDSCMDICGCLKKPSCKCDKSIDNEKLVPKVAGIPFIILCLYSFIKFLFTLF; from the coding sequence ATGAGTGATAAACCAGGTTTTGAAAAAATACAGATGCTGGAGCAGTATAAAGTTTATGTAGAAGCTGCATGCAAAAATAGTATATTGCGTAGTGATATACATAAATTTTATGCACTACTTCTTTTACTTCTTATGGGAGGGATTGTATTTTTAATTAAAGATGAGAGATCTGATTTATCAAATTTTTATTGTTTTTTATTTTGTGTAAGTTTATTCGGTGTTTTTTTGTGTATGCTGTGGATCAGAACTATAGAATACTATAAATCTATAAGTGAAAAAAAATTTCCAATCATTCATGAAATGGAAGAATACTTACCATTTAAGTGTTTTCAATTAGAATGGGCACGCCGGAATAATATACAGGATCTGAGCGTTAAAGACAGTTGTATGGATATTTGTGGGTGCCTTAAAAAGCCTTCATGTAAATGTGATAAATCTATAGATAATGAGAAGCTGGTGCCAAAGGTTGCAGGAATACCTTTTATCATTTTGTGCTTATATTCATTCATAAAATTTTTATTTACATTATTTTAA
- a CDS encoding methyl-accepting chemotaxis protein — MKIRSLLSIGVFISASGGCIAFFIASKVLDVSNSNVISGQLVLSPELFFYSLLSSFIVFSLLGWLFSRIALKKISSSLDDTVGYLKKLACGDLSCNLPDTAVNELGNLNSELCSAVAYLKTRIGFAEGVLNAIADAYPFMTCDQDARINFIGKQLLKVSGKKEDPSEYIGLTIGGYIYGDNSRKTRTDKVVEDGIRVEGETRIEGEGRTHILQFSADPFYDLDNNQIGALTIYFDLTEVKEQQQEIEENARQVAQIASELVEITDQVNSSAAIIASQIDEAARGAGFQSERTTETATAMEEMNSTTLEVARNAVSAADNANDAKDNAYAGQKEVHNIIDSIETVRLHAETLGGFMSDLGQQTDSVGSVISVIQDIADQTNLLALNAAIEAARAGEAGRGFAVVADEVRKLAEKTMTATDEVGKAISAIQAGAQRSIDGVKQANAAVERSTDIAQNSGHTLEKIVEIVISTSDQVQSIATAAEQQSATSEEIHQAVDDINSIASQTADGMMQANEASNELVRMCEELNTLIRRLSA, encoded by the coding sequence ATGAAGATTAGGTCGTTACTTAGTATAGGTGTGTTTATTTCTGCTTCTGGTGGGTGTATTGCTTTTTTTATAGCGTCCAAAGTGCTGGATGTATCGAATTCAAATGTTATTTCCGGTCAATTAGTCCTTTCTCCTGAGTTGTTTTTTTATTCCTTACTTTCCTCATTTATAGTCTTTTCTCTTCTTGGTTGGCTTTTCAGTCGTATTGCTTTGAAAAAAATATCATCTTCCCTTGATGATACAGTTGGGTATTTGAAAAAATTAGCTTGTGGAGATTTGAGTTGTAATCTGCCGGATACTGCTGTGAATGAATTGGGAAATCTCAACTCTGAGCTTTGCAGTGCAGTTGCTTATCTTAAGACACGTATTGGATTTGCAGAGGGAGTATTGAATGCTATTGCCGATGCCTATCCTTTCATGACCTGTGATCAGGATGCCCGCATTAATTTTATCGGTAAACAATTACTTAAAGTATCTGGAAAAAAAGAAGATCCTTCAGAATATATTGGCCTGACTATCGGTGGTTATATTTATGGTGATAACAGCAGGAAAACCAGAACGGATAAAGTTGTTGAAGACGGTATAAGGGTTGAAGGCGAAACCCGCATTGAAGGTGAGGGACGAACACATATTCTGCAATTTTCAGCGGATCCTTTTTATGACCTCGATAATAATCAGATTGGTGCGTTAACCATCTATTTTGATCTTACTGAAGTGAAGGAACAACAGCAGGAGATTGAGGAAAATGCCAGACAGGTGGCACAGATTGCTTCAGAATTAGTAGAAATTACAGATCAGGTTAATTCTTCTGCTGCTATTATTGCCTCGCAGATTGATGAAGCTGCACGCGGTGCAGGTTTTCAATCTGAAAGGACCACTGAAACAGCCACAGCAATGGAAGAAATGAACAGCACAACTCTTGAAGTTGCTCGTAATGCTGTAAGTGCTGCCGATAATGCCAATGATGCTAAAGACAATGCCTATGCCGGACAAAAAGAGGTACATAATATTATAGATTCGATTGAAACAGTGCGTCTTCATGCCGAAACTCTGGGCGGATTTATGAGTGATCTTGGCCAGCAGACGGACTCAGTTGGCAGCGTTATCAGTGTAATTCAGGATATTGCTGACCAGACCAATCTTCTAGCTCTTAACGCAGCTATTGAGGCTGCCAGAGCAGGTGAGGCCGGGCGAGGGTTCGCTGTTGTAGCTGATGAAGTCCGTAAGCTTGCTGAAAAAACTATGACTGCAACTGATGAAGTTGGTAAAGCAATCAGCGCAATTCAGGCCGGTGCTCAGCGTTCTATTGACGGCGTTAAACAGGCGAATGCTGCGGTTGAACGTTCAACTGATATTGCACAAAATTCTGGTCATACTTTAGAAAAAATTGTTGAAATTGTGATCAGTACCTCAGATCAGGTTCAGTCAATTGCTACCGCAGCAGAGCAGCAGTCCGCCACCAGTGAAGAAATTCATCAGGCCGTAGATGATATTAACTCTATTGCTTCCCAGACAGCAGACGGAATGATGCAGGCCAATGAAGCCAGTAACGAATTGGTTAGAATGTGTGAGGAACTCAATACTTTGATTCGACGGTTATCAGCATAA
- a CDS encoding LysE family translocator, translating to MNIFAFLAYSIVVTFTPGPANIMIFSTTQNYGYKQALKFVAGASLAFFLLLIFATAANSFMLDFIPGIEHVMGIIGALYMLYLAYKIFNMDIQNDQNQSGGFMTGFIMQFINPKAVMFTLTVIGSFVTPYYTAPMDIALFVAILAVIGCCAYSSWVVLGALFSCYMQSYQKQANIILSVTMIYCAYAVSGI from the coding sequence ATGAACATCTTCGCTTTTCTGGCATATAGCATTGTAGTCACGTTTACCCCCGGCCCTGCGAATATAATGATTTTTTCAACAACGCAGAATTACGGTTATAAGCAGGCGCTTAAATTTGTTGCAGGAGCTTCACTGGCGTTTTTCCTGCTACTGATCTTTGCAACAGCAGCCAACAGCTTTATGCTTGACTTCATTCCCGGCATTGAACATGTCATGGGTATTATCGGGGCATTATATATGCTCTATCTGGCCTACAAAATATTTAATATGGATATTCAAAACGACCAGAACCAGAGCGGCGGATTCATGACAGGATTCATAATGCAGTTTATCAATCCTAAAGCTGTGATGTTCACATTAACAGTGATAGGCAGCTTTGTAACACCCTACTACACAGCCCCGATGGACATAGCCTTATTTGTAGCTATACTGGCGGTTATAGGTTGCTGTGCCTATTCATCGTGGGTGGTTCTTGGAGCACTCTTCAGCTGTTATATGCAATCTTACCAAAAACAGGCCAATATTATACTGTCTGTTACAATGATCTACTGTGCCTATGCCGTTTCAGGAATTTAA
- a CDS encoding Crp/Fnr family transcriptional regulator — protein MNNIEIKAAIGEIPVFSRLKEEQLIRLAEHAVVSNIPKKAIFFSEDKSSQGMHILLSGKVKLFKLAEDGKEQTIFVFGPGEPFCLCSVFSDGKMPANLGALEDSKVLFISPAEYEKLVHEDPTILMSMMRVMSRRLKEAMDMIDSLSLKQVPSRLAAYFLSMEKDGLVEMDISYRELSKIIGITPEALSRAMKKMSKNELIEVSGTTVTILNADLLNSCSEGFCP, from the coding sequence ATGAATAACATAGAAATAAAAGCAGCTATCGGAGAGATTCCGGTTTTTTCACGGCTAAAGGAAGAGCAGTTAATACGGCTGGCTGAACATGCTGTAGTCAGCAATATCCCTAAAAAGGCCATTTTTTTCAGTGAGGATAAATCTTCTCAGGGAATGCATATTTTACTTTCGGGTAAAGTGAAGCTTTTCAAACTGGCTGAAGATGGGAAAGAACAGACTATCTTCGTATTCGGCCCAGGTGAACCGTTTTGCTTATGCTCAGTTTTTTCTGATGGTAAGATGCCTGCCAATTTAGGAGCACTTGAGGACAGCAAGGTACTTTTTATAAGTCCCGCAGAATATGAGAAACTTGTTCATGAAGACCCTACTATTTTGATGAGTATGATGCGGGTTATGTCCCGAAGGCTTAAAGAAGCAATGGACATGATCGATTCACTTTCCCTTAAGCAGGTTCCATCCCGTTTAGCGGCTTATTTCCTGAGTATGGAAAAAGATGGTCTGGTAGAAATGGATATTTCATATCGTGAACTTTCCAAAATCATCGGAATCACGCCGGAAGCCCTGTCGCGGGCAATGAAAAAAATGTCGAAAAATGAACTGATTGAAGTAAGCGGTACAACTGTCACAATTTTAAACGCAGATCTGCTCAACAGCTGCAGTGAAGGATTCTGTCCATAG
- a CDS encoding arsenic resistance protein, with protein sequence MWKIFQRISANLILAIPLMMLTGFAYGLLFETAWLKTMIVPFTFLMVYPMMVTLKIKKVFEGGDVKAQVLTQFINFAIVPFVAYGFGQYFFADRPYMALGLLLAGLVPTSGMTISWTGFAKGNMSAAIKMTVIGLVCGSLVTPLFVKALMGTTIEMSMLAVMKQIFFIVFLPMTLGYFTQRILVRRYGQKDFQKYIGPKFPPLSTLGVLGIVFVALALKAKTIAAAPEVLLSILVPLLILYTLNYALSTLIGKAFLPRGDAIALVYGSVMRNLSIALAIAINAFGPQGSDAALVIALAYIIQVQSAAWYVKFTSKVFGSECECSCEAAS encoded by the coding sequence ATGTGGAAAATTTTTCAGCGAATTTCAGCGAATTTGATTTTGGCAATTCCTCTGATGATGTTAACGGGTTTTGCTTACGGACTTCTGTTTGAAACAGCATGGCTCAAAACCATGATTGTTCCGTTCACTTTTCTTATGGTTTATCCAATGATGGTAACTCTTAAGATAAAAAAGGTCTTTGAAGGTGGAGATGTAAAAGCACAGGTACTGACTCAGTTCATCAATTTTGCGATAGTTCCTTTTGTTGCATATGGATTCGGGCAGTATTTCTTTGCAGACCGTCCATACATGGCTCTTGGTTTACTTCTCGCAGGACTGGTTCCCACCAGTGGAATGACTATTTCGTGGACCGGATTTGCTAAAGGCAATATGTCCGCAGCTATAAAAATGACTGTAATCGGACTTGTCTGCGGATCATTGGTGACTCCTCTATTTGTTAAAGCTCTTATGGGAACGACTATTGAAATGAGTATGCTCGCAGTAATGAAGCAGATATTCTTCATAGTTTTTCTGCCCATGACTCTTGGTTATTTTACTCAGCGTATACTTGTCCGAAGATATGGTCAGAAAGATTTTCAGAAATATATCGGTCCCAAATTCCCTCCGTTATCAACTCTGGGTGTACTGGGTATTGTATTTGTAGCTCTCGCTCTTAAAGCTAAAACCATTGCCGCTGCTCCAGAAGTTCTGTTGAGTATTTTGGTTCCGCTTTTGATCCTGTACACATTAAATTATGCATTAAGTACTCTCATCGGTAAGGCATTTCTTCCACGCGGAGATGCAATTGCTTTAGTTTACGGCTCTGTAATGCGCAATCTCTCGATTGCTCTTGCAATTGCTATTAATGCATTCGGTCCTCAAGGCTCAGATGCGGCGCTTGTAATTGCTCTGGCTTATATTATTCAGGTACAATCAGCAGCCTGGTACGTTAAGTTTACATCTAAAGTTTTCGGTAGCGAGTGTGAATGCTCATGCGAAGCCGCAAGCTAG
- a CDS encoding AraC family transcriptional regulator has product MREFNYYTSNDITLLSAKFDEFKYKKHAHEEYSIGVTLKGIQQWKLEGEQCQSKPGGIMLFNPDQIHDGCAGDEKGLEYVMTYIPTDLFKEISGKKDILRFSAPVVYDKKLAANIVSLAHSIETGQTELLTTELIMSVIDRTANADEKMRMPKSFTAVRRAIEMMHASYEHPLKLDEICNEIQMSKFHFIRQFKAIKGVSPYQFFLNGKIAHAKKLLDAKDELYDVMLKCGFYDLSHMNRLFKSVYGVTAFSYSQLVG; this is encoded by the coding sequence ATGCGTGAATTCAATTACTATACGTCAAATGATATCACTTTATTATCAGCAAAATTCGACGAGTTTAAATACAAGAAACATGCTCATGAAGAATACTCCATAGGTGTAACGTTAAAAGGAATACAGCAATGGAAGCTTGAGGGCGAACAGTGCCAATCCAAACCGGGCGGGATTATGCTCTTTAATCCGGATCAGATTCACGACGGTTGTGCCGGTGATGAAAAAGGCCTTGAATATGTCATGACATATATCCCCACAGATCTTTTTAAAGAAATTTCAGGTAAAAAAGATATATTGAGATTCTCTGCTCCCGTTGTCTATGACAAAAAGCTTGCCGCGAACATTGTAAGTCTGGCGCACTCTATAGAAACAGGACAGACTGAGCTGCTTACAACCGAACTAATCATGAGTGTTATCGATCGCACAGCCAATGCGGATGAAAAGATGCGTATGCCTAAGAGCTTTACAGCTGTCAGGCGTGCCATTGAGATGATGCACGCAAGTTATGAGCATCCATTAAAGCTGGATGAAATATGCAATGAAATTCAAATGTCCAAATTTCACTTCATACGGCAGTTTAAAGCAATTAAGGGGGTTTCACCTTATCAGTTTTTTCTTAACGGCAAAATTGCCCATGCCAAAAAACTGCTTGATGCCAAAGACGAATTATACGATGTCATGCTCAAATGCGGGTTCTACGACCTTTCACATATGAACAGATTATTCAAAAGTGTCTACGGAGTTACAGCATTCTCGTATTCTCAGCTGGTAGGCTAA
- the clpP gene encoding ATP-dependent Clp endopeptidase proteolytic subunit ClpP, which produces MSGTIPIVVETTGRTERAYDIYSRLLKDRIILLSGEVNDHVASVICAQLLFLESEDPEKEIYMYINSPGGVVTAGMAIYDTMQYISAPVATLCMGQAASMGAFLLSAGEKGHRYSLPHSRILIHQPLGGAQGQATDIGIQAKEILRLKKTLNMIMAENTGKKLEEIEKDTDRDYFMSAEEALAYGLIDKVLESRGKLESKEG; this is translated from the coding sequence ATGTCTGGAACTATACCTATTGTTGTTGAAACCACCGGGCGTACAGAACGCGCATACGATATTTATTCACGCCTTCTCAAGGATAGAATCATCCTTCTCAGTGGGGAAGTTAATGATCACGTAGCAAGTGTTATTTGTGCTCAGCTTCTTTTTCTGGAATCAGAAGATCCTGAAAAAGAAATATACATGTATATTAACTCTCCAGGTGGTGTTGTAACAGCTGGAATGGCTATTTACGATACCATGCAGTATATTTCAGCCCCAGTTGCAACTCTTTGCATGGGACAGGCTGCAAGTATGGGCGCTTTCCTGCTCAGCGCAGGGGAGAAGGGCCACCGCTACTCACTGCCCCATAGCCGTATACTTATTCACCAGCCTCTTGGCGGTGCTCAGGGGCAGGCTACAGATATCGGTATTCAGGCTAAAGAAATTTTGCGCCTCAAGAAAACTCTTAATATGATTATGGCGGAAAATACTGGTAAGAAGCTTGAAGAGATTGAAAAAGACACTGATCGTGATTACTTTATGTCAGCAGAAGAGGCTCTTGCGTATGGCCTCATTGATAAAGTTCTCGAATCACGTGGCAAACTCGAATCCAAGGAAGGTTAA
- a CDS encoding crotonobetainyl-CoA--carnitine CoA-transferase, whose amino-acid sequence MSKKSLGDNDLASDEEHAARANLGELFGNSPIPQQEMLQNLGLYINRKSLSRLLFLHELYKKIIDVHGVVMEFGVRWGQTLSLFTSLRGIYEPYNYNRKLIGFDTFEGFLEPNRKDGNARRICKGNYSVTKDYEGYLADLLDYHEQESPISHIQKYSLIKGDASVKITEYLDKNPETIVALAYFDFDLYKPTYDCLKAIRPHLTKGSVIGFDELNDSNFPGETLALKEILGLDSFSIKRMPYCPMSSYIVIE is encoded by the coding sequence ATGTCTAAAAAAAGTCTGGGCGACAATGATCTTGCATCTGATGAAGAACATGCTGCCCGCGCAAATCTGGGTGAGTTGTTTGGGAACAGTCCAATTCCGCAGCAGGAAATGCTTCAGAATTTAGGTTTATATATTAATCGCAAGTCATTATCCCGATTATTGTTTCTGCACGAACTATATAAAAAAATTATTGATGTGCATGGCGTGGTTATGGAATTCGGTGTGCGCTGGGGACAGACTCTTTCACTCTTTACATCACTTCGCGGAATCTATGAGCCATATAATTACAACCGCAAACTGATAGGTTTTGATACTTTTGAGGGTTTTCTCGAACCCAACCGGAAAGATGGTAATGCTCGTCGGATATGCAAAGGAAACTACAGTGTTACTAAAGACTATGAGGGATATTTAGCTGATCTGCTTGATTATCATGAGCAGGAATCACCTATCAGTCATATTCAGAAATATTCACTTATTAAGGGTGATGCCTCAGTTAAGATTACTGAATATCTTGATAAAAATCCTGAAACGATTGTCGCTTTGGCATATTTTGATTTTGATCTGTATAAGCCTACGTATGATTGTCTGAAAGCAATCAGACCACATCTGACCAAAGGAAGTGTAATAGGTTTTGATGAACTCAATGATTCTAATTTTCCGGGTGAAACTCTTGCTCTTAAGGAAATCTTAGGGCTTGATAGTTTTAGTATCAAACGTATGCCGTATTGCCCTATGTCATCATATATTGTGATTGAATAA
- a CDS encoding DEAD/DEAH box helicase yields MLIHISNDLTLTDVPADLVDTIKESLTLMNPEFINAMKYGRRAGRIAKYIKMYSGDRKKKLHCPRGFGLELHRLATDVGEEIIYEDDRRELDPVDFSFKGELRSYQCEALESFSQSTQGVMEAGTGAGKTVMALALIAQRRQPCLVIVHTKELLLQWVDRARQFLGIEAGQVGNGKFNIQPLTIATIQTARNRMDKLIPAFGHIVVDECHRTPASTFQDVVTSFDAKYLTGLSATPYRNDGLDRMINLTLGNVVHRVNPELLRNTGAILKPEIFTVNTAFSYTGDISTEYSRMMTAIAEDYNRNEIIANCVEDELEQNSGTLLLVADRTAHLFALADILQEHGVDVAVLTGKTPAGERETIVEDLNAGKVKVLASTASLIGEGFDCPGLSTLFLCSPIKSKGRLIQIIGRILRPAEGKRPRLYDFIDDKVGVLKHSAGIRQKIYDEMM; encoded by the coding sequence ATGCTGATTCATATATCAAATGATCTGACTCTGACGGATGTGCCTGCCGATCTGGTGGATACGATCAAAGAGTCCCTGACTCTTATGAATCCTGAGTTCATCAATGCTATGAAATACGGACGCAGGGCCGGACGCATTGCCAAGTACATCAAGATGTATTCAGGAGACCGTAAAAAAAAGCTGCATTGTCCGCGTGGTTTCGGGCTGGAGCTTCATCGGCTTGCCACAGATGTTGGTGAAGAAATTATATATGAAGATGACAGGCGCGAACTTGATCCTGTTGATTTTTCCTTCAAGGGTGAACTTCGATCCTATCAGTGCGAGGCTTTAGAATCATTTTCTCAGTCTACTCAAGGGGTGATGGAAGCAGGAACCGGTGCCGGAAAGACTGTAATGGCGTTAGCCTTAATCGCTCAGCGCAGACAGCCATGTCTTGTTATTGTGCATACCAAGGAACTGCTTCTCCAGTGGGTAGACAGAGCCAGGCAGTTTCTGGGTATAGAGGCTGGACAGGTGGGGAACGGCAAGTTCAATATTCAGCCGCTTACTATAGCTACAATTCAGACCGCCCGTAATCGTATGGATAAATTGATTCCGGCTTTCGGGCATATTGTGGTGGATGAATGCCACCGGACACCGGCAAGCACTTTTCAGGATGTAGTAACCAGTTTTGATGCAAAATATCTGACCGGACTTTCAGCTACACCCTACAGGAATGACGGTCTTGACCGGATGATAAATTTGACACTGGGCAATGTTGTTCATCGAGTCAATCCTGAATTACTACGTAACACCGGAGCTATTCTTAAACCTGAAATTTTCACAGTGAATACAGCTTTTTCCTATACTGGTGATATTTCAACTGAATATTCACGCATGATGACTGCGATTGCCGAGGACTACAACCGCAATGAAATTATAGCGAACTGTGTTGAAGACGAACTTGAACAGAATTCGGGAACTCTGCTGCTCGTAGCTGATCGAACTGCGCATCTTTTTGCTCTGGCGGATATTCTACAGGAACATGGCGTGGATGTGGCTGTCTTGACCGGCAAGACTCCGGCAGGTGAACGGGAAACTATTGTTGAGGATCTTAATGCCGGAAAAGTCAAAGTGCTGGCAAGTACAGCTTCTTTGATCGGTGAGGGCTTTGATTGTCCCGGACTGTCCACTCTTTTTCTCTGTTCACCCATTAAATCCAAAGGCAGGCTGATACAGATCATCGGTCGGATTCTGCGGCCTGCTGAAGGCAAACGTCCACGGCTCTATGATTTCATTGATGACAAAGTTGGAGTGCTTAAGCACAGTGCCGGCATTCGGCAGAAGATTTATGATGAAATGATGTAG
- the tig gene encoding trigger factor produces the protein MDFNIEEISQVEREIKVSVPAEEVGAALDATIALYKVQTPVKGFRKGKVPASVIQSKYKKQIISEATTDLINYQINEILNEKSFAPVSKIDVDAKELVRDEDFNYVIKFEVVPEFETPVYLGLEVEEERAEVAESELKEVENRLLQSMAKIAPIEDDRPAKDGELACVTFSAEMDGEPIPGVQADNFDLPIGEGHSLEEFETFVKTLKSGESGETDITFPEDFINGELAGKTATMKVTVHAIKERKMPELTDDIVRQAGGFETVEKMREVVKQSYTANRKQLCKSAALTKLIKGIAENLDFPLPPSLLEDRLNRMVADVIGRTERSGKSFESLGKSIEELREEQRPMAEESVRTEIFLLTVAKREELTVEPQEVEGALYQIAQQTQQDLSSVKSYYEENNLLVPLKDRLLADKAAEFIYENANVTEIDPVKKDEQ, from the coding sequence ATGGATTTTAATATTGAAGAAATTTCACAGGTAGAAAGAGAAATTAAAGTTTCCGTACCTGCTGAAGAAGTCGGTGCAGCTCTTGATGCAACTATCGCTCTCTACAAGGTTCAGACTCCGGTAAAAGGTTTCAGAAAGGGTAAAGTTCCTGCATCTGTTATTCAGTCTAAATACAAAAAACAGATCATCAGTGAAGCTACCACTGACCTGATTAACTATCAGATTAACGAAATCCTAAATGAGAAGTCCTTCGCTCCTGTTTCCAAGATTGATGTTGATGCCAAAGAATTGGTTCGTGATGAAGATTTCAACTACGTAATTAAATTCGAAGTTGTTCCTGAATTCGAAACTCCAGTATACCTTGGTCTTGAAGTTGAAGAAGAACGTGCAGAAGTTGCTGAAAGTGAACTTAAAGAAGTTGAAAACAGACTTCTTCAGTCCATGGCTAAAATTGCACCCATCGAAGATGACCGTCCTGCAAAAGACGGCGAACTCGCTTGCGTAACTTTCTCTGCTGAAATGGACGGAGAGCCTATCCCCGGTGTTCAGGCTGACAACTTTGATCTGCCCATCGGTGAAGGACATTCACTTGAAGAGTTCGAAACTTTCGTTAAAACTCTGAAATCTGGTGAGTCCGGCGAAACTGATATCACTTTTCCTGAAGATTTTATCAACGGTGAACTCGCAGGCAAAACTGCAACTATGAAAGTTACCGTTCATGCCATTAAAGAACGCAAAATGCCCGAACTTACCGATGATATCGTAAGACAGGCAGGCGGATTTGAAACCGTTGAAAAAATGCGTGAAGTTGTAAAGCAGTCTTATACTGCCAACCGCAAACAGCTTTGCAAGAGTGCAGCTCTGACCAAGCTGATTAAAGGCATTGCTGAAAATCTTGATTTCCCACTTCCTCCTTCTCTGCTTGAAGACCGTCTCAACCGCATGGTTGCAGATGTTATCGGTCGTACCGAACGCTCCGGTAAGAGCTTTGAGTCTCTTGGTAAATCCATCGAGGAACTCCGTGAAGAGCAGCGCCCAATGGCTGAAGAATCTGTGCGCACTGAAATCTTCCTCCTTACTGTAGCAAAACGTGAAGAACTCACTGTTGAGCCTCAGGAAGTTGAAGGAGCACTGTACCAGATTGCACAGCAGACTCAGCAGGATTTGAGCTCTGTTAAATCCTACTACGAAGAAAATAATCTTCTCGTACCTCTCAAAGATAGACTCCTTGCTGATAAAGCAGCTGAGTTCATCTATGAAAATGCAAATGTTACTGAAATTGATCCTGTTAAGAAGGATGAACAGTAG